The following are from one region of the Corylus avellana chromosome ca1, CavTom2PMs-1.0 genome:
- the LOC132167441 gene encoding protein ABCI12, chloroplastic has translation MNCTHRPFPTVTFPPNPTSRKTLIPPNLTSFLFHTLPNPRPLLSPNKTLQPAKKITLRTRASASDNGATGNWVKWLPTGALSADKVLRLISGATASPIYQFVSSPTTFLHSVDPRVKLVWLLALVVLPARSNVIMRFGLVIYLTFLSIWFLPKHVWMDQLGRVGLLSGILFIMLGLGSDGVPPLVQLRTPPPAMMGLPNVPSSLGGYSYLIMKLGPLQFTRKGLSVASTAACLTFTVFQSASLCLSTTTPEQLAFALRWFMLPLKYIGVPVAEVILTLMLSLRFISLVFDEVRNIALGIVSRRINWQQLTMMETIDIFFIYFRRIFKNLFSHAEQISQAMIVRGFRGDSNAHKIYFLSDSSFGMEDIVSLLCLVGVTGAALLSDYFFV, from the exons ATGAACTGCACGCACCGTCCCTTCCCAACGGTCACATTCCCTCCAAACCCTACTTCTCGCAAAACCCTAATTCCCCCAAATCTCACTTCCTTCCTCTTCCATACCCTCCCAAACCCTAGACCCCTCCTTTCTCCGAACAAAACCCTCCAGCCAGCGAAGAAGATAACCCTCCGAACTAGAGCTTCCGCCAGCGATAATGGCGCAACCGGGAACTGGGTGAAGTGGTTGCCCACCGGAGCTCTCTCCGCCGATAAAGTTCTCAGGCTGATTTCCGGCGCCACCGCCAGCCCCATTTACCAGTTCGTATCTTCGCCCACCACTTTTCTTCACTCCGTGGACCCCAGAGTCAAATTG GTATGGCTTTTGGCTTTAGTTGTTCTACCAGCAAGGTCCAATGTGATAATGCGTTTTGGACTAGTGATATACTTGACTTTTCTGTCTATATGGTTTCTCCCAAAACATGTTTGGATG GACCAATTGGGAAGAGTGGGTTTGCTTTCtggaattttatttattatgttgGGGCTGGGTTCGGATGGTGTCCCTCCTCTTGTCCAGTTGAGAACTCCACCACCTGCAATGATGGGATTGCCTAATGTTCCTTCATCTTTGGGAGGTTACTCATATTTAATTATGAAACTGGGACCATTACAATTTACAAGGAAGGGCCTATCGGTAGCAAGCACTGCTGCATGCTTAACCTTCACT GTCTTCCAAAGTGCGAGCCTTTGCCTATCAACAACAACCCCTGAACAACTTGCATTTGCCTTGCGGTGGTTTATGCTTCCTTTGAAATATATTGGCGTCCCAGTGGCTGAGGTTATTCTTACCCTCATGCTTTCATTAAGGTTCATCAGTCTAGTGTTTGATGAG GTCCGTAATATTGCATTGGGGATTGTTTCTCGTAGGATAAATTGGCAACAATTGACGATGATGGAGACAATTGATA TTTTCTTTATCTACTTTCGTCGGAtcttcaaaaatttatttagccATGCAGAGCAGATTTCACAG GCAATGATAGTCCGAGGTTTTAGAGGGGACAGCAACGCTCATAAAATTTACTTTCTTTCAGACTCATCCTTTGGGATGGAAGATATTGTTTCCTTGTTGTGCCTGGTTGGTGTTACAGGTGCTGCCCTTTTGTCTGATTACTTCTTCGTGTGA